One Aspergillus oryzae RIB40 DNA, chromosome 2 genomic window carries:
- the gmdA gene encoding putative general amidase GmdA (amidases) yields the protein MTNTTYEQLGDLKRRSILGAIPAKWRLQNPIPQADELRDVTGAYIQQFLTPQEIEITETDAAGITEQTTSGSWTAVEVAEAFCHRAALAHQLVNCLHEVFFDAAIEDAKRLDAYFAEHKKPIGPLHGLPISLKDQFHVKGVETTMGYVGWIGTFQGKKDDPRRATFESELVKELRNLGAVLYCKTSVPATLMAGETVNNIISYTWNPKNRLLSSGGSSGGEGALIALKGSPGGFGTDIGGSIRIPAVFNGVFGIRPSSGRMPYEGAANSIDGQNMILSVVGPLATTARSLTLLFKTVLSQQPWYHDPLVLELPWRADVEERTRALIRKSADGSPSLAFAIMRHDGMVRPHPPIARAVEIVEQTLKRLGHKVTQNLKGQGVIEWKPPAHQIGIDIFGRVCVADGGADIAHHLGLSGEPKSLQCIVGEGIPHMSALEIAALNVEKRQYQKLYMDYWNSTAEITGTGRPVDGVICPCAPHAAVIPHKYAHVGYTAFVNLLDYTSVVFPVTQADKKVDVPEPKDDFLSEIDKIVHEQYDPEMYDGAPAGLQIVGRRLEEEKMLTLADYISQEVSLHSGISQN from the exons ATGACTAATACCACTTATGAACAGTTGGGGGACCTCAAACGCCGATCCATCTTGGGGGCGATTCCTGCCAAGTGGAGATTGCAGAATCCTATCCCCCAGGCGGATGAACTTCGTGATGTGACCGGCGCCTATATTCAACAGTTCTTGACTCCTCAAGAAATAGAGATAACGGAAACTGATGCGGCGGGGATTACGGAGCAGACAACTTCTGGCAGTTGGACTGCTGTCGAAGTGGCCGAGGCGTTTTGTCATAGGGCTGCACTTGCGCACCAGctt GTGAATTGTCTGCATGAGGTGTTCTTCGATGCTGCAATTGAGGACGCAAAGAGACTCGATGCATACTTTGCTGAGCATAAAAAGCCGATCGGCCCGCTGCACGGCCTGCCTATCAGTTTGAAAGATCAATTCCATGTCAAAGGTGTCGAGACAACGATGGGCTACGTAGGATGGATCGGAACGTTTCAAGGCAAGAAGGACGATCCGAGGCGGGCCACATTCGAGAGTGAACTCGTTAAGGAGCTTCGAAATCTAGGAGCGGTATTGTACTGCAAGACGAGCGTGCCTGCAACTTTGATGGCGGGCGAAACcgtcaacaacatcatctcGTATACTTGGAATCCTAAAAACCGACTGCTATCCAGTGGAGGTAGTTCGGGTGGTGAAGGGGCACTGATCGCTTTGAAAGGATCTCCCGGTGGCTTTGGAACTGATATCGGCGGGAGCATACGTATCCCAGCTGTGTTCAACGGAGTTTTTGGGATTCGTCCATCGTCTGGGAGAATGCCCTATGAGGGCGCTGCAAACTCAATTGACGGCCAGAATATGATTTTATCGGTCGTTGGGCCACTTGCAACTACCGCACGTTCTCTGACACTACTGTTCAAGACTGTTCTCAGTCAGCAGCCATGGTACCATGACCCACTCGTGCTGGAGCTTCCCTGGAGggcggatgttgaagaaaggaCTCGAGCGCTGATAAGGAAATCAGCTGACGGTTCTCCTTCCCTTGCATTTGCTATCATGCGCCACGATGGCATGGTCCGACCTCACCCACCGATAGCGAGGGCTGTCGAGATCGTCGAACAGACTTTAAAGCGATTGGGCCATAAGGTAACGCAGAACCTGAAGGGACAAGGA GTGATCGAGTGGAAACCTCCTGCCCACCAAATTGGCATAGACATATTT GGTAGGGTCTGCGTGGCTGATGGTGGAGCGGACATAGCACACCATCTTGGATTGTCGGGAGAACCAAAATCTCTCCAATGTATTGTGGGGGAGGGTATTCCACACATGAGTGCCCTAGAAATCGCTGCACTCAATGTGGAAAAGCGGCAATATCAAAAGCTTTACATGGATTACTGGAACAGTACGGCTGAGATAACCGGTACCGGGCGCCCTGTCGACGGTGTGATCTGTCCATGTGCGCCACACGCTGCAGTGATCCCTCATAAGTATGCCCATGTTGGGTATACCGCGTTCGTTAATCTCTTGGACTACACGAGCGTCGTGTTCCCGGTAACCCAGGCAGACAAGAAGGTTGATGTGCCTGAACCGAAAGATGATTTCCTGAGTGAGATAGACAAGATTGTCCATGAGCAAT ATGATCCTGAAATGTACGATGGTGCTCCTGCCGGTCTTCAAATAGTTGGACGGCgactggaggaggagaagatgttgaccTTAGCAGACTATATCAGCCAAGAGGTAAGCTTACATTCTGGTATTAGCCAGAACTAA
- a CDS encoding fungal specific transcription factor domain-containing protein (predicted protein): MTLACLRMAKEQPRVQRFWLIELISISQFNDYFLRVYSPGPATDADMIIVNGGLYWLYCECASLFVDQKVKGNYMDQAMLCRDNLETVLSNLPFHMPVTTDVVFAMNVAATYCLQMAKPSIAWSFITTASHLSQTLGLHSAHALSTDNQETKDQKIRLFWAVFLTEKWLCLRLGRSSTFRDEDITAPLVTFDQNVETLLVPKWIDLAKIQGKTYNDIYSPSALMQPIDTRISRARTLVAEVNKLMVSEDELERRYNDARRRAIGDDLHEIIQRSDRVCNLSLLSLIYRAIPPKKPSGTAFCDECIATAREALKEHEKCVALILKCPWDESFLEMYINWTLLQFPFFPFIVLFCYIVETSEPDDLKCLGAFVEVLQSVRSTATYKVSRNQVRLFRALYDVARKYVEVKASTPGVRMNVPSSNSTGGHIANSNAIGSSMLLQSSSANLDQVSSNPGVLHSVSEAGLSNPWVNSGQQLLTQIPGYGPSVYPSAPPQTDLNNNMGMDLTGMELGDWFYENHQMFRLMDDGQLW, from the exons ATGACTCTTGCGTGTTTACGGATGGCCAAAG AGCAACCCAGGGTTCAGCGTTTCTGGCTTATCGAATTGATATCTATTTCGCAGTTCAACGATTACTTCTTAAGAGTCTACTCACCTGGCCCAGCCACAGATGCTGATATGATCATAGTCAACGGAGGCCTATACTGGCTTTACTGCGAGTGTGCTAGCCTGTTTGTAGATCAAAAGGTTAAGGGGAACTATATGGACCAGGCTATGCTATGCCGGGATAATCTCGAGACAGTTTTGTCAAATCTCCCATTCCACATGCCAGTCACCACTGATGTTGTCTTTGCTATGAATGTTGCA GCAACATACTGTCTCCAGATGGCCAAGCCGTCAATAGCATGGAGTTTTATTACTACAGCATCCCATCTATCCCAAACGCTCGGTCTTCATAGCGCCCACGCTCTAAGCACAGACAACCAAGAGACCAAGGACCAAAAGATTCGCCTATTTTGGGCCGTGTTCCTCACGGAGAAGTGGTTGTGTCTACGACTGGGTCGATCGTCAACCTTTcgagatgaagatatcacGGCACCGCTGGTGACTTTCGACCAGAATGTGGAGACGCTGTTGGTACCCAAGTGGATTGATTTAGCGAAAATCCAGGGAAAGACATACAATGATATCTATAGCCCTAGTGCTCTTATGCAACCGATTGATACCAGAATCTCCCGTGCAAGGACTCTGGTCGCTGAGGTAAATAAACTCATGGTTTCTGAAGATGAGTTAGAG AGAAGATACAATGACGCAAGACGCCGTGCTATCGGAGACGATCTCCACGAGATTATTCAGCGTTCAGATAGGGTCTGCAATCTATCTCTACTATCACTCATCTATCGAGCAATCCCTCCTAAGAAGCCCTCGGGAACTGCCTTCTGTGATGAATGCATAGCTACAGCACGAGAAGCACTCAAAGAGCATGAAAAGTGTGTTGCCCTGATTCTCAAATGCCCTTGGGATGAGAGCTTTCTGGAAATGTACATCAACTG GACCCTACtccaatttcctttcttccctttcatAGTCCTTTTCTGCTACATCGTCGAGACATCTGAGCCCGACGACCTTAAATGTCTCGGCGCTTTTGTCGAGGTACTCCAATCAGTTCGCTCCACAGCAACCTACAAAGTGTCCAGAAATCAGGTCCGCCTTTTTCGAGCCCTATATGACGTAGCAAGAAAATACGTGGAAGTGAAGGCTAGCACTCCCGGAGTACGAATGAATGTACcaagcagcaacagcacGGGTGGTCATATTGCGAATTCTAATGCCATAGGGTCTAGCATGCTTCTTCAGTCATCATCAGCGAACCTGGACCAGGTTTCTTCTAACCCTGGAGTTCTACACAGTGTGTCTGAGGCTGGTTTGTCTAACCCATGGGTGAATAGTGGTCAGCAGCTATTGACACAAATACCTGGGTATGGGCCCAGCGTGTACCCTTCCGCGCCCCCACAGACTGATTTGAATAATAATATGGGAATGGACTTAACGGGGATGGAGCTGGGAGACTGGTTCTATGAGAATCATCAGATGTTCCGGTTGATGGATGATGGGCAGCTTTGGTAA
- a CDS encoding ABC transporter ATP-binding protein (multidrug/pheromone exporter, ABC superfamily), protein MTLLSGSTLGTSLPDNFMSRVSKFSLYFVYIGIARLGCTYIYSSLLTYVAYHLTRNIRYKYLRAALSQETGYFDQGTGGSISTQATSNGKLIHSGISEKLGIFIQAIATFIAAFIIAFVSHWKLTLIICCIVPALIAVGGGLSFVDAGYETNILKVNAQSASYAENILSGIRAVHAFSLRPRITHKYGQYLQSVFKIGMKKNPIYGLMFGSEYFIIYAGMGLAFWQGIHMLARGNIPDIGTVFTVLFSVVIAASTITAIASHTVTFTRAASAAAELFALIDRESEINPLDESGDKPQDTYGVINIDNITFNYPSRPNVCVLKDFSLHVPAGKVTALVGASGSGKSTIVGLLERWYKPLAGSIKLDGRDITQLNLRWLRTNVRLVQQEPVLFNGSVFDNIMNGLIGTQWETAPYEEQRKRVEDAAKLAFAHDFIMNLPNGYDSSIGERGGLLSGGQKQRIAIARSIISEPKILLLDEATSALDPHAEGIVQQALDRASKNRTTIVIAHKLATIRNADNIVVMSKGRIVEQGQHSELITRGGAYASLVKAQDLSAARSADDEEQSTEDEIPDKESEPVQSLARYQTAEAQQLTMLQHREDFGLYKKSGILRSIAKLVIRTPKLKFWYFLTIICCAAGAAIFPGQALLLANVMDIFSAPNMVERGNFIALMLGHKYYCAGTASICLEHDIFTDSSHQTFNKVFRHDLLNSMLKQDLRFFDRPENTVGALTSRLDSHPQAILELMGFNIALVVLAAINVLASSILSLAIAWKLGVMGVFVGLPPMVIAGYARIRLETKMDTDMGKRFSQSASMASEAVLSIRTVSSLAMEKNILKRYTNELDQAIQTSIRPLFSMMVWFSLTQSIEYFILALGFWWGSKLIHDGDITFYQFIVSFMGVYFSGQAAGQLFSFSSSFTKANEAANYYFWITNLSPLIQKTKENRDNGPSNNCQAIDFQGIQFSYPLAPDTRILKGVSFNVRMPSVTPILPLLLPAHRTNIVITFQIRKGQFVALVGASGCGKSTMISLLERFYDPTHGTISVDSSPLNSMNPVLYRQQVALVQQEPTLFPGTILENISYGLDIAPSESASAPSSEVENACRAANVWDFICSLPDGLQTPCGTSGSQLSGGQRQRVAIARALIRNPRVILLDEATSALDTESERVVQGALMQAATSGERITVAVAHRLSTVREADCIFVFLGGKIVECGRHGELVEKGGIYAKMCEAQSLDSAA, encoded by the exons ATGACACTTCTCAGTGGTTCCACCTTAGGCACCAGCTTGCCAGACAACTTCATGTCTCGAGTCAGCAAATTCTC ATTATACTTTGTCTACATCGGGATAGCCAGGCTTGGTTGTACCTACATCTACTCCTCGCTCCTCACATACGTAGCCTACCACTTGACTAGAAACATTCGATACAAATACCTTCGTGCGGCCCTCAGTCAAGAAACGGGGTACTTCGATCAAGGGACTGGCGGCTCAATATCAACGCAAGCCACGTCCAATGGCAAGTTAATTCATTCTGGAATATCAGAGAAACTAGGAATCTTCATCCAAGCAATTGCAACGTTCATAGCAGCTTTTATCATTGCGTTTGTCAGTCATTGGAAATTGACATTGATAATTTGCTGCATCGTTCCAGCTCTGATTGCTGTTGGCGGTGGCCTTTCGTTCGTTGATGCTGGATATGAGACGAACATTCTTAAAGTCAACGCGCAGTCAGCTTCGTATGCTGAAAATATTCTCAGTGGTATTCGAGCTGTCCACGCGTTCAGTCTTCGACCCAGGATCACCCACAAGTATGGACAATATCTACAAAGTGTGTTTAAAATTGGGATGAAGAAAAATCCAATTTATGGCCTCATGTTCGGCTCCGAATACTTTATTATATATGCTGGAATGGGTCTAGCATTCTGGCAAGGTATTCACATGCTCGCCCGAGGGAATATCCCAGACATTGGTACTGTCTTCAC TGTCCTTTTTTCCGTGGTTATTGCGGCGAGTACCATTACGGCCATCGCTTCTCATACAGTAACGTTCACACGTGCGGCTAGCGCAGCTGCAGAACTATTTGCTTTGATAGACAGGGAATCTGAGATCAATCCACTCGATGAGTCCGGGGATAAGCCGCAAGATACATATGGTGTGATAAACATCGATAATATTACTTTCAATTATCCCAGCCGTCCAAATGTTTGTGTATTAAAGGACTTTTCCCTTCATGTCCCGGCAGGGAAGGTCACCGCCCTTGTC GGCGCTAGTGGGTCTGGAAAAAGTACAATTGTTGGGCTTCTAGAGCGATGGTATAAGCCGTTGGCCGGTTCAATAAAGTTAGATGGGAGAGATATCACGCAGCTGAATCTAAGATGGCTTCGCACAAACGTCCGGCTTGTACAACAG GAACCGGTCCTCTTCAACGGCAGCGTTTTTGATAACATTATGAATGGCCTTATTGGTACACAGTGGGAGACTGCACCATATGAAGAGCAGCGCAAACGTGTGGAAGACGCAGCTAAGCTTGCATTTGCGCACGACTTCATCATGAACCTCCCCAATGGATACGACTCGTCAATTGGTGAAAGAGGGGGTCTTTTATCAGGTGggcagaaacaaagaatcGCTATTGCACGCAGCATTATCTCTGAGCCAAAAATCCTCCTCTTGGATGAAGCTACTAGCGCATTGGATCCACACGCCGAAGGTATAGTGCAGCAGGCTTTAGATCGAGCTTCCAAGAACCGAACGACTATAGTAATTGCGCACAAATTGGCAACTATCCGCAACGCGGACAATATCGTTGTGATGTCAAAAGGGAGAATTGTCGAGCAAGGTCAACATAGCGAGCTAATTACCAGAGGCGGTGCATATGCGAGTCTAGTCAAGGCACAAGATCTATCAGCGGCACGAtcggcagatgatgaggagcaAAGTACTGAAGACGAGATACCTGATAAAGAGTCTGAGCCAGTCCAGTCACTTGCTCGGTATCAAACGGCCGAGGCACAGCAGCTGACAATGCTCCAGCATCGCGAAGATTTTGGACTATACAAAAAGAGCGGCATTCTTCGCAGCATAGCCAAGCTGGTCATCAGAACACCTAAGCTGAAATTCTGGTACTTCCTCACTATAATCTGTTGCGCGGCAGGAG CTGCCATTTTTCCGGGGCAAGCGCTACTCCTAGCTAATGTTATGGACATATTCTCAGCCCCAAATATGGTTGAACGCGGAAACTTCATTGCTCTAAT GCTGGGCCACAAATATTATTGCGCAGGTACGGCATCTATCTGCCTTGAACATGACATTTTCACTGACTCGAGTCATCAGACTTTCAACAAGGTCTTCCGCCACGACCTCCTGAATTCCATGCTCAAACAAGATCTCCGGTTTTTCGACCGACCTGAAAACACAGTTGGTGCATTAACGAGTCGGCTTGACTCGCATCCACAAGCGATTTTAGAGCTCATGGGGTTTAACATAGCCCTTGTGGTACTCGCGGCAATCAACGTACTTGCGTCTAGCATACTCTCTCTGGCTATAGCCTGGAAGCTAGGTGTAATGGGTGTCTTTGTCGGGCTACCGCCTATGGTAATAGCAGGTTATGCGCGTATCCGCCTTGAAACCAAGATGGATACGGATATGGGAAAGAGGTTCTCTCAGAGTGCTTCGATGGCATCGGAGGCTGTACTCTCTATCCGAACAGTCTCCTCGCTCGCTATGGAGAAAAATATCTTGAAGAGATATACCAATGAGCTAGACCAAGCGATTCAAACATCGATTCGTCCTTTGTTCAGTATGATGGTGTGGTTCTCCCTGACTCAGTCTATTGAGTATTTCATCCTTGCATTAGGGTTTTG GTGGGGTTCCAAGTTGATTCATGACGGAGACATCACGTTTTACCAATTTATTGTCTCTTTCATGGGCGTATACTTCTCTGGCCAGGCTGCTGGCCAACTattcagcttctcaagcAGTTTCACGAAAGCTAATGAAGCGGCAAACTACTATTTCTGGATAACAAATCTCTCTCCTCTGATCCAAAAAACTAAAGAAAACCGCGACAACGGACCGTCAAACAATTGTCAGGCGATTGATTTTCAGGGCATCCAATTTTCCTATCCTCTAGCACCAGATACCCGGATCCTGAAGGGTGTGTCGTTTAACGTACGTATGCCGTCTGTCACGCCTATCCTTCCGCTTCTATTGCCAGCACACAGAACTAACATTGTTATCACATTCCAGATACGAAAAGGCCAATTTGTAGCTCTAGTAGGTGCCTCCGGCTGCGGTAAAAGTACGATGATCTCGCTGTTAGAACGCTTCTACGACCCAACGCACGGCACCATCAGTGTTGATTCCTCCCCACTGAACAGCATGAACCCAGTTTTATACAGACAACAGGTCGCACTTGTGCAACAGGAGCCGACCTTATTTCCGGGGACCATCTTGGAGAACATCTCGTATGGGCTGGACATTGCACCATCGGAATCAGCTAGTGCTCCAAGCTCCGAGGTCGAAAATGCATGCCGCGCAGCGAATGTATGGGACTTTATCTGCTCGTTGCCGGACGGGCTCCAGACGCCCTGCGGAACCAGTGGTAGCCAGCTTTCTGGTGGACAACGACAGAGGGTTGCGATTGCAAGAGCCTTGATCAGGAACCCTCGGGTAATACTCTTAGATGAGGCGACGAGTGCGCTTGATACAGAATCGGAGAGAGTTGTGCAGGGCGCATTGATGCAAGCTGCGACAAGTGGGGAGAGGATTACAGTTGCTGTCGCCCACCGGCTTTCGACGGTTCGCGAGGCAGACTGTATCTTCGTGTTTTTGGGTGGCAAGATTGTTGAGTGTGGTAGGCATGGTGAGTTGGTTGAGAAAGGTGGTATTTATGCAAAGATGTGTGAGGCGCAGAGCTTGGATTCGGCGGCATAG
- the alkB gene encoding oxidoreductase, 2OG-Fe(II) oxygenase family (DNA alkylation damage repair protein) produces MVGLQMIPSLVPPAVQVELLSRLLHRDLSNKEHQTNLHLHYNITYPGETEIAPIEGGTSTSSAGNSPEGNGVLSFFEDDPARVVYPKDPAVHKPLTVQQMLNKKLRWATLGGQYNWTTKEYPTECPPAFPEDVASVLHAAFPQTEAQAAILNVYSPGDTLSPHRDVSEECDVGLISISFGCDGLFLISHDDGKGCEIVRLRSGDAVYMDGTSRFAWHAVPKIVPGTCPEWLADWPLCPVDDADTSKYGRWKGWMSGKRVNLNVRQMTVTDTHT; encoded by the coding sequence ATGGTAGGTTTGCAAATGATCCCGTCATTGGTCCCCCCGGCGGTACAAGTAGAGCTGTTGTCTCGCTTATTACATAGAGACTTGTCTAACAAGGAGCATCAAACAAATCTTCATCTACACTACAACATTACCTATCCTGGTGAAACGGAAATTGCCCCCATTGAAGGTGGCACATCAACGTCGTCAGCGGGTAATAGCCCAGAAGGCAATGGCGTCCTGTcattcttcgaagatgaccCGGCTCGTGTGGTTTACCCCAAGGATCCAGCCGTACATAAGCCATTGACTGTTCAACAAATGTTAAATAAGAAACTCCGATGGGCAACTCTGGGCGGTCAGTATAATTGGACTACCAAAGAGTATCCGACGGAATGCCCGCCAGCATTTCCGGAAGATGTTGCAAGTGTTCTACATGCGGCATTCCCACAGACAGAAGCCCAAGCAGCCATTTTGAATGTTTACTCGCCGGGAGATACGCTGAGTCCTCATCGGGATGTCAGTGAAGAATGTGATGTCGGCTTAATCAGTATCAGTTTTGGTTGTGATGGTCTGTTCCTCATCAGTCATGACGATGGAAAAGGCTGTGAAATTGTTCGACTTCGCTCCGGGGATGCTGTGTATATGGACGGCACGTCACGCTTTGCATGGCATGCTGTGCCCAAGATCGTTCCAGGAACATGTCCAGAATGGCTTGCTGATTGGCCATTGTGCCCTGTTGATGATGCGGATACTTCGAAGTACGGCAGGTGGAAGGGTTGGATGTCAGGCAAGAGAGTCAATCTGAATGTTCGGCAAATGACGGTCACAGATACCCACACTTGA
- the nimX gene encoding cyclin-dependent serine/threonine-protein kinase CDC28 (protein kinase PCTAIRE and related kinases), translating to MENYQKIEKIGEGTYGVVYKARELTHPNRIVALKKIRLEAEDEGVPSTAIREISLLKEMSDPNIVRLLNIVHADGHKLYLVFEFLDLDLKKYMEALPVSEGGRGKALPDGSGLSKSMGLGEAMVKKFMAQLIEGIRYCHSHRILHRDLKPQNLLIDRDGNLKLADFGLARAFGVPLRTYTHEVVTLWYRSPEILLGGRQYSTGVDMWSCGAIFAEMCTRKPLFPGDSEIDEIFKIFRLLGTPDEVAWPGVTSFPDYKPTFPKWKREETRALVPGLEENGLDLLDALLEYDPARRISAKQACMHPYFQYGSSHYSGRTRRH from the exons ATGGAGAATTACCAGAAGATCGAGAAAATCGGAGAGG GAACCTACGGTGTTGTTTACAAGGCCCGTGAGCTCACACATCCTAACCGCATTGTCGCCTTGAAAAAGATTCGGTTGGaggcagaagatgaaggtgtTCCAAGCACGGCCATCCGTGAGATTTCCTtattgaaggaaatgagcgACCCCAACATTGTACGACTCCTCAATATTGTTCATGCAGATGGCCACAAACTGTACCTCGTTTTTGAGTTCCTGGACCTGGACCTCAAGAAATACATGGAGGCTCTCCCTGTAAGCGAAGGTGGACGTGGCAAAGCACTCCCGGATGGCTCTGGACTAAGCAAGAGTATGGGACTTGGGGAAGCCATGGTCAAGAAATTCATGGCTCAGTTGATTGAGGGAATTCGCTATTGCCACAGCCACCGTATCTTGCATCGAGATCTCAAGCCTCAGAACCTCTTGATCGACCGTGACGGCAACCTGAAACTGGCAGACTTCGGACTAGCAAGAGCTTTCGGTGTTCCATTGAGAACATACACCCATGAG GTTGTGACATTGTGGTATCGCTCTCCCGAAATTCTCCTGGGTGGACGCCAGTACTCTACTGGTGTTGACATGTGGTCTTGTGGAGCTATCTTTGCAGAGATGTGCACTCGAAAGCCCCTTTTCCCTGGAGATTCCGAAATTGATGAAATCTTCAAGATTTTCCG ACTTCTTGGTACACCGGACGAAGTTGCCTGGCCCGGCGTCACCTCCTTCCCCGACTATAAGCCGACCTTCCCCAAGTGGAAGCGAGAAGAAACCCGCGCACTCGTTCCTGGCTTAGAAGAAAACGGTCTTGATCTTCTAGATGCCCTTCTCGAATACGATCCAGCACGGCGTATCTCTGCTAAGCAGGCCTGCATGCATCCATACTTCCAGTACGGTAGCTCTCACTATTCCGGTCGCACCCGCAGGCACTAA